One window of the Triticum dicoccoides isolate Atlit2015 ecotype Zavitan chromosome 3B, WEW_v2.0, whole genome shotgun sequence genome contains the following:
- the LOC119277343 gene encoding histone-lysine N-methyltransferase, H3 lysine-9 specific SUVH1-like: MDRTSNFMPTPDQDVLDIQPLRTLAPMFPAPLGVNTFNVPNTTPPLIFVTSAGQFPGGVGAPGHPAFRSFAAAFGAQDAYGGQPASSGGQHDGGGHPASSRRQDGGGGQATTFADKYAANGGQTAANGATNLGASADSPIDVIPISAYRPTPPPVIPLDDDDDDNEHFTGNQTSASGRKIKRPSHLSGYKMSGGLGSDDNNGVKTKRNKTSHRKAGADNEFTSVPLSSSNPREAVEEVLMNFEALRRRHLQLDAAQESTKRPDLKIGAVMMANNLRANIRKRIGVVPGVEIGDIFYFRMELCIIGLHAPTMAGIDYMTHTFGDKDDDSVAVCIVAAGVYENEDDATDTLVYSGSGGSSKNNEEMHDQKLERGNLALQMSLSRKNVIRVVRGFKDPGCLGGKVYMYDGLYKIHESWKERTKTGINCFKYKLLREPGQPEGMSIWKMSRKWVENRGTRGRVLHPDLSSGTENLPVCLVNDVDSEKGPGLFTYITQVKYPKPLSSMKPLQGCSCLNACLPSDTDCGCTQFNGGNLPYSSTGLLVCRKNRLHECGESCQCSVNCRNRVTQKGVRVHFEIFRTGNRGWGLRSWDPIRAGSFICEYVGEVIDESKLNLDGEDDYVFQTVRPGEKTLKWDYVPELRGLQITNNSADTFEPLPIKISAKKMGNIARFMNHSCSPNAFWQPVQFDHGDDGHPHIMFFALKHIPPMTELTYDYGDIGADSSGIGSPGAKRCLCGSSNCRGYFC, translated from the coding sequence ATGGACCGGACATCGAATTTCATGCCTACTCCTGATCAGGATGTCCTGGATATCCAGCCCCTGAGGACTTTGGCTCCCATGTTCCCTGCGCCTCTGGGGGTCAACACGTTTAACGTGCCCAACACCACCCCACCATTGATATTTGTCACTTCAGCTGGGCAGTTTCCAGGGGGGGTTGGTGCTCCGGGCCATCCTGCTTTCAGGTCATTCGCCGCCGCTTTCGGTGCTCAAGATGCTTATGGAGGGCAGCCTGCCTCTTCTGGTGGCCAGCATGACGGTGGAGGGCATCCTGCCTCTTCTCGTCGCCAGGATGGTGGTGGAGGCCAGGCTACCACCTTTGCTGATAAGTACGCTGCTAATGGAGGCCAGACTGCTGCTAATGGGGCTACAAACCTTGGCGCCAGCGCTGACAGCCCAATTGATGTCATCCCTATATCAGCTTACAGGCCGACACCGCCACCTGTTATACCACtggacgacgatgacgatgacaaTGAGCATTTCACTGGCAACCAGACATCAGCATCTGGGCGGAAGATCAAGAGGCCGTCCCACCTAAGTGGATATAAGATGAGCGGCGGTTTGGGCAGTGATGACAACAATGGTGTGAAGACCAAACGCAACAAGACCTCTCACAGGAAGGCTGGTGCTGACAATGAATTTACCTCGGTGCCCCTTTCATCCAGCAATCCCAGGGAGGCTGTGGAAGAGGTTCTCATGAACTTCGAGGCCCTGCGGCGTAGACATCTTCAATTGGATGCGGCACAAGAGAGTACCAAACGCCCAGACCTTAAGATTGGTGCCGTGATGATGGCCAATAATCTTAGGGCTAACATCAGGAAGAGGATTGGAGTTGTTCCTGGAGTTGAAATAGGGGATATTTTCTACTTCAGGATGGAGCTATGCATTATTGGCTTGCATGCTCCTACCATGGCTGGAATTGATTATATGACCCACACCTTTGGTGATAAGGATGATGATTCTGTAGCAGTATGTATTGTCGCTGCAGGTGTTTATGAGAATGAAGATGATGCTACAGACACACTAGTCTACAGCGGTTCAGGAGGTAGTAGCAAGAACAATGAGGAGATGCATGACCAGAAGCTTGAGAGGGGTAACCTTGCTCTTCAGATGAGCCTGTCGAGAAAGAATGTGATCCGGGTTGTACGGGGATTTAAAGATCCAGGTTGCTTGGGTGGGAAGGTTTATATGTATGATGGCCTCTATAAGATCCATGAGTCCTGGAAGGAGAGAACAAAGACTGGGATCAATTGCTTCAAGTACAAGCTGCTGAGGGAGCCAGGACAACCCGAGGGAATGTCAATCTGGAAGATGTCCCGGAAATGGGTGGAGAATCGAGGAACTAGAGGCAGAGTTTTACACCCTGATCTATCATCTGGTACTGAAAATCTTCCGGTGTGTCTTGTCAATGATGTTGACAGTGAGAAAGGACCAGGCCTTTTCACCTATATTACTCAGGTCAAGTACCCAAAGCCACTAAGTTCTATGAAACCATTACAGGGTTGTTCATGCCTCAATGCTTGTCTGCCCAGTGATACGGATTGTGGTTGTACACAGTTTAATGGAGGTAATTTACCTTATAGTTCAACAGGATTGCTTGTATGCCGCAAAAATAGGCTACATGAATGTGGTGAATCTTGCCAGTGTTCAGTTAACTGCCGTAACAGGGTGACACAGAAGGGGGTTAGGGTTCACTTTGAGATCTTCAGGACAGGAAATCGAGGCTGGGGTCTTCGTTCATGGGATCCTATACGGGCTGGCTCATTTATCTGCGAGTATGTTGGCGAGGTTATTGATGAGAGTAAACTGAATTTGGATGGTGAAGATGATTACGTTTTTCAGACTGTGCGTCCTGGTGAGAAGACATTAAAATGGGATTATGTACCTGAACTGAGGGGGTTGCAAATCACAAATAATTCAGCTGATACTTTTGAGCCACTGCCCATCAAGATAAGTGCAAAGAAAATGGGAAACATCGCACGTTTCATGAACCATAGTTGTTCCCCTAACGCCTTCTGGCAGCCAGTTCAGTTTGACCATGGAGATGATggtcacccacatatcatgttctTTGCACTGAAGCACATCCCTCCCATGACAGAGCTGACGTACGACTATGGTGATATTGGAGCTGATTCTAGTGGTATAGGTTCTCCTGGAGCTAAGAGATGCCTTTGTGGATCCTCAAATTGCCGGGGCTATTTCTGCTGA